One part of the Pecten maximus chromosome 9, xPecMax1.1, whole genome shotgun sequence genome encodes these proteins:
- the LOC117333979 gene encoding uncharacterized PPE family protein PPE24-like, whose protein sequence is MVVKFASESTPEIGIPDLGTPNLGTDLRTLDLSTPDLSKPDHSTPDLSTPELGTPDLSTPDLSTPDLNTPDLSTLDLSTPDLITPDLGTPDLSTPDLSTPDLNTPDLGTPAHGTPDLNTPDLLTLDLSTPDLNTPDLSTPDLSTPDLSTPDLGTPDLVSPDLSTPDLSTPDLSTPDLSTPDLSIPDHSTPDLSTPELGTPDLSTPDLSTPDLNTPDLSTPDFSTPDLSTPDFSTLDLGTPDLSTPDLNTPDLSTPDLSTPDLNTPDLGTPAHGTPDLNTPDLRTLDLSTPDLNTPNLSTPDLSTADLGTPDLVSPDLSTPDLGTSDLGTPDLVSPDLGTPDLNTSDRSTPDLGTPDLDTSDLSSPDLGVPNQTFTCQFPIFD, encoded by the exons ATGGTTGTGAAGTTTGCAAGTGAAAG TACACCTGAAATCGGTATACCTGACCTCGGTACACCTAACCTCGGTACTGACCTCCGTACACTTGACCTCAGTACACCTGACCTTAGTAAACCTGACCACAGTACACCTGACCTCAGTACACCTGAGCTCGGTACACCTGACCTCAGTACACCTGACCTCAGTACACCTGACCTCAATACACCTGACCTCAGTACACTTGACCTCAGTACACCTGACCTCATTACACCTGACCTCGGTACGCCTGACCTCAGTACACCTGACCTCAGTACACCTGACCTCAATACACCTGACCTCGGTACACCTGCCCACGGTACACCTGACCTCAATACACCTGACCTCCTTACACTTGACCTCAGTACACCTGACCTCAATACACCTGACCTCAGTACGCCTGACCTCAGTACGCCTGACCTCAGTACACCTGACCTCGGTACACCTGACCTCGTTTCGCCTGACCTCAGTACACCTGACCTCAGTACACCTGACCTCAGTACACCTGACCTCAGTACACCTGACCTTAGTATACCTGACCACAGTACACCTGACCTCAGTACACCTGAGCTCGGTACACCTGACCTCAGTACACCTGACCTCAGTACACCTGACCTCAATACACCTGACCTCAGTACACCTGACTTCAGTACACCTGACCTCAGTACACCTGACTTCAGTACACTTGACCTCGGTACGCCTGACCTCAGTACACCTGACCTCAATACACCTGACCTCAGTACACCTGACCTCAGTACACCTGACCTCAATACACCTGACCTCGGTACACCTGCCCACGGTACACCTGACCTCAATACACCTGACCTCCGTACGCTTGACCTCAGTACACCTGACCTCAATACACCAAACCTCAGTACGCCTGACCTCAGTACAGCTGACCTCGGTACACCTGACCTCGTTTCGCCTGACCTCAGTACACCTGACCTCGGTACATCTGACCTCGGTACACCTGACCTCGTTTCGCCTGATCTCGGTACACCTGACCTCAATACATCTGACCGCAGTACGCCTGATCTCGGTACACCTGACCTCGATACATCCGACCTCAGTTCACCTGACCTCGGTGTCCCCAATCAAACTTTTACATGTCAATTTCCTATTTTCGATTAG